The genomic stretch GTCCCGGCCGACACGAGGCTTTCATGCCTGGCCGCGCTCGGCAACCTCTCGGCCAACCTCGAGCACGTCCGTGCCGTGGCCGCTAGTGGCATCGTGCGCGCTCTGTTCACGCTCTCCCTGGACGAGGCAACGTCGGAGGCGGCGCTGAGCGTGCTCGCGGAcgtggcggcggcgagcgcggctGGGCGGCGGGAGATggcgaaggaggaggcggcgccaggggCGCTGGTGGAGGCCGTGGCGCGGCACGAGAACGCGCGGTGCCAGGAGCACGCGACGTACCTGGTCATGGCGCTCGCACACGGCGGTGGTGACGCCGGACGGGAGCTCATGCGGCGGATGCGGCAGATCGGCGCCGTGCAGGCGCTGCTCCAGGTGTCGCTGCTCGGGAGCCCGCTGGCTCAGAGCAGGGCGGCAAAGATCCTGCGTTGGTTTAAGTGCGACGGGCAGGACAGAATCAGGGCGCACTCCGGCCCGCGGACTGAAGCCACGCCGTTGTGCCATGGCAGCGACGGTGATTGCGACGACGGGACGAAGCCTTGCCAGAACGCCGTGGACAGGATAGTGAAGCAGAGCCTCGACAGGAACATGAAGTGCATCATGCGGCGAGCCACGGCGTCGGTGGATATGACTGCACATGCTGCTACTAAGCTGTTGGTGGCGAGCTCTAGCTCCAAGAGCTTGCCTGCCTGAACTTGTATGCAAAATGTTGAATTCGTGTGGAGTTCAAATTGCTTAGATTACTAGTTGTTGTGGCTATACTCTTGCTGGTGTAAAAATGTTTAGACATAAACTTCGATGATGTAACCAGAAATCCGACTCCGGAACTGTCTCGTGCTCCCGTCTAGGAAGTGACCAAGTTTGAGTCCGGTCAGGAGTCGTAGATTTTGTAGTGCTTGTGTTGTGTAATTGTCCGACCTGAACTAGGAGCTCTACTTCTAGTCGGGGACTCGGGGTCGGCGTTGCATATATAAGCATGAGAACCGGCCGTGGCGTTGTAAACCAGACTGTGACGTGAATTCACAAGGACTAAAGAGATTCAAGGCGCGATACATATCCACAACTCAGGCACAACGATACATTGTCTCTCTCGCGCGCCTCTACGTCTCCTTCCAGTCTGCCATTTGGTTTTCAGGTATGAGTTATTATTTATTTTAAATGGTTGATGAGATCGTTTTATCTTAGTCTCACCATATAATCTAGACATAACAACGAAACATGATGTACAATAAATATcttttagtcttatctttagtaATAAGATATCTACAAATATGTCGTGAGGGAGATTGTTGCTAAGAGATGTTCTCTTGGCTAAAAAAAAGATAaacctttttttttctatttctcacTTCTTCACATCGTTAATTATTCTAGATGGCATTGCGATATAACCATTGTACGTACCATATATTCTTAGATCAGATTGATTGGGCTGATCTAATGAAAACACCCATCTTTAATTTGTCTCTCGTGTAGGATGTCTAAGCGACAATGGCAGGGCGAGCAGGGTCAGGCCAACTGCCATCACCGCAGCGGTAACAAGCACAAGAACCTCTACCTGGTTCTAGATGACTGGCATAGGGGATTCACCATCCGCAAGCTTAACGCCGACAACCCAGATCTAAGCACCCCTCCTGTTGTCCGGCTAGTGTCACCTCAGTATAACCACGCCATGGGCTTTGCAGTACTGGGCAACAACATCATAGCTACTAGCAACCAATATGCTGCAACTATGGTCTTCGACACCGAAACCGCCGCTCTGACCATGGGATGTCCCCTCCCTGATTCACTTTACAACACCGTCAACTACTTTCTCTCCACCGAAGAGGCACTGTTTGCGTTCAGCTACGATTTCATGTTGCATCCGCACTCCTTTGAACTCATGACCACCAACACCAAGGATGACATGAACCCTCTGTGCCCAAGCACCGACTGGTCCTGGAAAAGCGTGCCGGCGCCCTTCACCAAGGATGAAAGGATCCAATCCTACGCCCTTCACCCGGACGGACACACCGTGCTTGTCTCCGTGTACATCGGCCGTGCCCGCGGTGGTGGCACATTCTCCTTCGACACCAAGAGCCGTGAGTGGAGGCGCCTTGGGGATTGGATGTTGCCTTTCAATCTTGAAGCCTACTTCGACGTCGAGCTAGATGCATGGGTTGGGATACACCGAGATGGCTACATCTGCTCCTGCCAAGTTCCCTCCCTCGGCGATAGCAACAGCACAGTGCAACAGCCCGACTGGAAGATGGCCAAGGAGCACCAGATGTGGAGCCCGCCGCATCAGTTGGCTAAAGGGCGAGGAGCTACTCTCACCTACATGGGCAACtccaggtttctccttgttgattGCGTGGCGGCCGATGGCTTAGAGTTCCAGGATGCTTTTGGTGACACTTGTGGTTGCGTGCTCAGCATGACCACGTTTCTTCTAAGGTACGATCGTGAGGGAAATCTACGGATCAAAGAAAGAAACACTACTTCGTGTCATGTGTCTAAGCAACTCTCGTCGTTCTCGCCCGTGGCGTTCTGGATGTAGCTACAACCAAGGAAACTGCTCATGTTGTTTTTATCTTTTAAGTTGTATGTCATGCATACTAGCTTTATGTTCATCGCCCTATCTACCAATTACTGTCTCCATTTTTCTATGTACAAGGCCACCTTGTAAACTGGGTTCAACTTTGACCATCAATTGATGCAACAAAATAGGTATAAAAAATAGTTGTCGAACGTTTCGGCTATAGCGCCGTCCAATTTACGGCCGGGGAGGACACGCTGAGTCATAGTCGATCGTACTTAGAGTATCATACCAAGTCGACATGATATGTCATTTGTCCTTCACAAACCCTGCAACCTTAAACGAGATGATAGAAATATTGGAAGGTTGCACCTAACTTCTCTTTCCTAGCCACATATAATTTTTCATCAATTAAGTCTTATTCCCAGAACAAGTTTTAAAATTAAGACTAGCGATAATTACTTTTGTTTTAAAATCCCTGCAAAGAGAATCAAATGTTAATAAATGGAATGTAGGGTATTCTCCATCTTTTCCTGCAAAAGCATGATGCTAAACTTGTCGGATAAGACCGACGGTGGTGCAATATTCATTAGCATGTACTTCCGGgatttttcgaaatggggcattgcccagcctctgcatcaatgtgatgcacacggcttttcatTTATTTGAATGGTTCAAAAAAATTCAGAAGTTTACATCACGGATCAGAGATGGTTGAGACAAGTATCAACCATcgaaaaatgaataaaaacacagAATTATCCATTttgtatcctactagtgtgtcgccacccagtagcctggaaaaagaagtcctgagtaaCCGTCAGCAgacggttgcacccaatatccatagtctcccgctgatcctccggaaGAAGGAAAGCCCATTGTTGGATCCAGTACGCCGCACGCcgtataacctgcaaaaaattagttcccttttgtctgttaaaaattatgtcattccggtttgtccaaatagaccaacatacagCATATATGCCAATCCGTATTCTATTCTTATCCAATTTATGAACCCCattaagccaattaccaaacatattagtaatatttgcaGGTGGGTGTATACCAAAAGTAAAATAAATCATTCGCCAAACAATTTTGGCAAATGGACATGATAAGAATAAGTGATTTATGGTTTCTGGCTcattacaaaaacaacatttagtGCATCCATGCCAATTCCGTTTCACCAAATTGTCTTTTGTGAGCAGTACTTTATTGTTAAgaaaccacataatttttttgatCTTGAGAGGTATTTTTAATTTCCACAGATATTTGCGTAAAAAAGGAGTGTGACCATTCATTAAGTCAAGATACATTGATTTGACTGAAAATGTTCCGAAATCAGTAAGTTTCCAAACAAATTTATCCGGAGTGTTTGTCAACTGTACCATCATTAGCCGTTGACAAAGATTAATCCATTGATTCCATTTGTTTTCGTTAAAAGCCCTCCTAAAAGCAATATTAAGCGGATTTTGTGCCAACACAGTAGCAACTAAAACATTCTTTCGCTGTACTATATTATACAACGCCGGATATTGCTGTGCTAAAGAAGTGTCTCCTAGCCAAATGTCCTCCCAAAACCGTGTATCGGATCCGTTCCCCACTTTAAAAAAGCCCCTACTAAAAAAATCATCTTTCACACGCATAAGACCTTTCCAAAATGGAGAATCAGTAGGTTTCCCCTCAACATGTGCTAACGTTTGGTTTTTCAAATATTTATTAGAAAGAAGTTGCTGCCACATTCCCTCCTCCGTGAGAATTTTAAATAACCATTTGCTTAGCAAACATTTGTTTTTAAGTTCAAGAACTTCAATACCTAACCCTCCTTGGTCTTTAGGTCTACAAACCATACTCCATTTTGTAAGCCTATATTTCTTCTTCGTTTCATCCGTTTGCCAAAAAACCTTGAGCGGTAGAAATCCAAACGTTTTCTCGACCCCTACAGGAATCTCAAGGAATGACAACATGAACATTGGCAAACTCGTCAAAACTGAATTGATTAAGATTAACCGATCACCGTAGGATAGTAGTTTACTTCGCCAAGTCCCTAATTTTGCCCCAAAACGGCTCTCAATAGGATTCCATTCGGAATTTCTAAGTTTCCGATAATGCACAGGAATACCGAGATATCTTATCGGTAAGGACCCAGCCTCACACCCAAAGATTTGTCTATAATCCTGTTCCTTTTCTTTAGCCTTCCCAAAACAGAAtatctcacttttatggaagttaattttcaatccagACAATTGCTCAAACATCGAAAGGATTAATTTCATATTTACGGCCTTTTCAACATCATGTTCCAAGAATAATATTGTGTCATCCGCATATTG from Lolium rigidum isolate FL_2022 chromosome 4, APGP_CSIRO_Lrig_0.1, whole genome shotgun sequence encodes the following:
- the LOC124648273 gene encoding uncharacterized protein LOC124648273, whose product is MTAAEGSEGTAIRRAVKRLSFGASWEEKAEAAVEVGRLARSDERTKRALPELGVVPPLLSMLVDEGSTGARMAAVRALLELARGTHRNKVLIVKAGLLKKLPLLMADRDVARSHDLALLLRSVSSLANTDFPLSSADLLPFLVATLSGAADDVPADTRLSCLAALGNLSANLEHVRAVAASGIVRALFTLSLDEATSEAALSVLADVAAASAAGRREMAKEEAAPGALVEAVARHENARCQEHATYLVMALAHGGGDAGRELMRRMRQIGAVQALLQVSLLGSPLAQSRAAKILRWFKCDGQDRIRAHSGPRTEATPLCHGSDGDCDDGTKPCQNAVDRIVKQSLDRNMKCIMRRATASVDMTAHAATKLLVASSSSKSLPA
- the LOC124646489 gene encoding uncharacterized protein LOC124646489, translating into MSKRQWQGEQGQANCHHRSGNKHKNLYLVLDDWHRGFTIRKLNADNPDLSTPPVVRLVSPQYNHAMGFAVLGNNIIATSNQYAATMVFDTETAALTMGCPLPDSLYNTVNYFLSTEEALFAFSYDFMLHPHSFELMTTNTKDDMNPLCPSTDWSWKSVPAPFTKDERIQSYALHPDGHTVLVSVYIGRARGGGTFSFDTKSREWRRLGDWMLPFNLEAYFDVELDAWVGIHRDGYICSCQVPSLGDSNSTVQQPDWKMAKEHQMWSPPHQLAKGRGATLTYMGNSRFLLVDCVAADGLEFQDAFGDTCGCVLSMTTFLLRYDREGNLRIKERNTTSCHVSKQLSSFSPVAFWM